The Bacilli bacterium region ACCAAGTCCAAGCAGGGCTTCAACGTATCGGGGTTGATCTTCGACGAGTTGTTTGCCCAGCAGACCCGAGAGCTCTTTGACACGATGACCAAGTATACGGGCGATGCTCGGCGACAGCCCCTCTATTTCCTCATTACTACGGCGGGCAGGGATAAAACCTCCATTTGTTATGAGATTCACTGCAAAGCCAAGGCGGTTCTGGACGGTTCCAAGATCGATCCCAGCTTCTATCCTGCCGTATTCGGTATCGAGGAGGGCGACGACTGGGAAGACGAGCGTGTTTGGCGACGCGTAAACCCTTCCATCGGGGTGACGATTCCGTTTGAGACGGTTCAGGCGGCCTATGAACAAGCGAAACAGAACCCCGCCGAAGAGATGCACTTCCGGCAGTTTCGCCTGAACGAGTGGTGCAACGCAGATATCCGCTGGATGCCCATGGACAAATGGGACGCCTGCGGCCAGCGTGACGCTGGACCCAATTCGCCTTCGGCGCACACGCAGCTGGAAGAAGAAATGGAAGGCAGGGCCTGTTATGGCGGTTTGGACTTATCCTCCACCGGCGACCTGACCGCCCTTGTCCTGGTGTTCCCGCCCGCCGGGAGTGATACCAAGTATACGGTCTTGCCCTACTACTGGCTGCCGGAGGAAGTGATCGACCTGCGAACCAGGCGCGATCATGTGCCCTATGTCGTCTGGAAGAAGATGGGCGTGTTCAACACCACCGAGGGTAACGTCGTGGATTACGACTTCATTGTGGCGTTCATCGCGAAACTTTCCGAACGATTCCGCATCCGGGAAATCGCCTATGACCGCTACGGCGCGGAGAAAATACGCCGTGACCTTGAGGAGCTTGGCGCGGAGCATGCCTTTGAGGTGATTCCGTTTGGGCAGGGCTTCATTTCCATGTCCCCGCCCAGCAAGGACTTCTACCAGTTTGTCATGGAGGGTCGTATCCGGCACGGCCGGCATCCCGTTCTTGACTGGAACATGGGGAACGTCATCATTGATCAGGACGCGGCGGGCAACATCAAGCCCAACAAGAAAAAGTCCACCGAGAAGATAGACGGCGTGGTAGCCATGATCATGGGCCTCGCTCGAGCGACCATCGGCGGCGGAATCACCGAGAGCGCTTACGCGGAAAGGGGGTTGCTGTTTATATGAGAAGACGCGTCTTGAGCGGATGGTTTCACTCCCGCGATAAGCCCAGCAACAGCGTGGGCGGTGGGTGGCGCTTTCTGTTTGGTGGCACCACATCCGGCAAAGCGGTCAACGAGCGGACAGCCATGCAGACTTCCGCGGTCTACGCCTGCGTGCGCATCCTCTCGGAGTCGATCGCGGGACTGCCGCTTCACGTCTACCGTTATAAAGCGGACGGGAGCAAGGAGCGCACGGCGGACCATCCTCTGCAGCGGCTCCTGCATGACGAGCCGAACAAGGAAATGACCTCGTTTGTGTTCAGAGAAACGCTTATGGCACACCTGCTCCTCTGGGGCAACGCCTACGCCCAGATCATTCGGGATGGGCGCGGCTATCCCGTTGCCCTCTACCCGTTGCTGCCCGACCGAATGACGGTCGACCGCGACCCGAACGATGAACTTGTCTACACCTATCAAAGCGACAAGGGTCAGATAAAGCTGCGACGCGAGAGCGTCTTGCACATCCCGGGACTAGGCTTTGACGGACTCATCGGATACAGCCCCATCGCGATGGCCAAGAACGCGGTGGGGCTTGCGCTTGCCACCGAGGATTACGGCGCGACGTTTTTCGCCAATGGCGCGAACCCCGGCGGCGTGTTGGAACACCCCGGCGTGATCAAGCCGGATCAGGTTGAGCGTTTGCGGGAAAGCTGGCAGTCCCAGTTCGGCGGCGCGAACGCGCACAAGGTTGCCGTGCTGGAAGACGGTCTCAAATTCCACCAGATGTCCATCCCGCCAGAACAAGCGCAGTTTTTAGAAACCCGTAAGTTCCAAATCAATGAGATTGCCCGGATTTTCAGGGTGCCTCCACACATGGTGGGCGACCTTGAAAAGAGCAGCTTCTCAAACATCGAGCAGCAGTCGCTGGAGTTTGTCAAATACACGCTCGGCCCGTGGGTGATCCGGTGGGAACAGTCGCTGACGCAAGCCCTTCTGCTGCCGGGCGAAAAGGCGGCGCTCTCTATCCGCTTCAACCTTGACGGGCTTTTGCGCGGCGATTACCAAAGCCGAATGCAAGGCTACAGCGTCGGTATCCAGAACGGCTTCTACTCCGTCAACGACGTGCGGGCGCTGGAGGATATGAACCTGCTGACAGAGGCGGAAGGCGGGAACGCGCATGTCCTCAACGGGAACATGGTTAAACTCGCCGATGTTGGCGCAGCTTACAAATCCAAAGGAACGGAGGACACAACGTGAATAACAAGAAATTCTGGGACTGGGCGCGCGATTCTGACGAGCGCGTCCTTTACTTCGACGGTGAGATTTCTGAAGAGACTTGGTGGGGCGATGAGATCACACCTCGCCTTTTTCGCGACGAGCTTTTTTCTAGCGAAGGCGATATCACTGTCTGGCTCAATTCGGCCGGCGGGGACTGTGTGGCGGCCAGCCAGATCTACGCCATGCTGATGGACTACAAAGGCAACGTCACTGTCAAGATTGACGGCATCGCGGCTTCAGCGGCCAGCGTGATTGCTATGGCCGGCACTTCGGTGCTGATGGCGCCCACCGCCCTGATGATGATCCACAACCCGCTGACTGTCGCGATCGGCGACAGCGAGGAGATGCAAAAGGCGATCGAGATGCTGGCCGAGGTGAAGGAGTCGATCATCAACGCCTACCAAATCAAATCGAGCCAGGGCAGAGCGAAAATCAGCCACTGGATGGACGCGGAGACGTGGATGAACGCCAACAAGGCGATCGAATTGGGATTCGCCGATGGTATCCTGCAAGACGAGAAACGCCAGGTGCCCGCCGGTGAGGTCACGTTCGCGTTCAGCCGCAGGGCGGTGACCAACTCCCTGCTGGACAAGTTGCGTCCCAAGGGGAAACCCAAACAACCCGAAACGCCGCAAGGCGTGGCCGCGACGACGCTCGAACAGCGGCTGAACCTGATTATCCATTAATTGGAGGAGGAAAAGATCATGTCTACGATTCTTGAACTGCGCGAAAAGCGCAATAAAACCTGGAACACTGCCAAGGCATTTCTTGATTCCAAGCGCGGCGCCGATGGTCTGGTGCCGCCCGAATCCGCCGCTGAGTACGACCGCATGGAGGCCGAGATGGTCAGCCTTGGCAAGGAAATTGAGCGTCTGGAGCGCCAACAGGCGTTCGACCTCGAAATGGGCAAAGCCACGTCCGCGCCGATGACTGGCAAGCCTATCCAGCCTGATAAGCCCAAAACCGGCAGGGCTTCCGATGAGTACCGCGCCGACTTTCACAACGTTCTTCGCGGCAAACCGCTGATTCACAACGTTATGAAAGAAGGTGCGGATGCCGACGGCGGCTACCTCGTCCCGACCGAGTTCGAAAGCCAGATCGTCGCCGGGCTTGAGGAAAGCAACGTCGTACGCTCCATCGCCAAAGTGATCACCACTTCCGCGGAGCGTAAAATTCCGCTGGCAGCCACCCACTCTGTGGCGCAATGGACGCTGGAAAACGGCGCATACACCGAAAGCAATCCGACCTTCGGACAGATTACGGTGGACGCTTACAAGCTCACCGACCTGGTGAAGGTTTCCACGGAACTGCTGCAGGATGCCATGTTCGATCTGGAAACCTATATCGCGGGTGAGTTTGCCAGAGCCTTTGGCATTGCCGAGGAGCAGGCGTTCTGCGTCGGCAACGGTACGGGCCAGCCCACGGGCATCTTTACCGCGAATGGCGGCCATGTTGGCGTTACGGCGGGCGCGTCCGTTACGGTGGATAACCTCATCGACCTGACGTACGCGCTCACTGCGCCGTACCGCCGGAACGCCAAGTTCCTCATGAAGGACGGCACCATTTCCGCGCTCCGCAAACTCAAGGACGCGAACGGTGCCTACCTTTGGCAGCCCTCCGTGCAGGCGGGTCAGCCGGACAGGCTGTTGGGTTATCCGATTTACACCAGCCCCTATGTGCCGGATGTGGCGGCGAGCGCGCTCCCCATTGCCTTCGGTGATTTCAGCAATTACTGGATCTGCGACCGCTTGGGCAGAACGGTGCAGCGGCTCAACGAACTCTACAGCACCAATGGGCAGGTCGGCTTCCTGTGCACCCAGCGCGTGGACGGTAAAGTCATTCTCGCCGAAGGCATCCAGCTCCTGCGGATGGGCGCGTAAGTCTTTGCTTGATGGCGCAAAAACCCTGATTGACTTTAGTATTTCTACCGGGGTAAAGGGAGGGCTGCGAACACCGCAGTCTTTTCATTTACCCCGGTTCCATTATCCATTTCGATCGGAGGGCTTCTCATGAGCGAATACAACACCAAGAATTACACCGAACAGGGCGGAGAGCGAACCGTGATTGGCGGCGAACTGGTTATCGCGCCGGGCGGCAAGCTTACCGATAACAGCGGCGCGGCTGAGGAAACGGAAGCTGTGACCCTCCCGTATCTGGCCAACTCCACGCAGTCGACCGCCGCCAACGTTGTCAAGGACTTCAACGCGTTGCTGATCCTGATGCGCGCCCAAGGGCTGATGGACGCCGTCGCGCCGACGATCACGATCACCACCCAGCCGGAGGAGCAGAGTGTTGCCGTCAATGATGCTGTCGGGCTGGCTGTCGCCGGTTCTAGCTCGGACGGACGTGCCGTGGCTTACCAGTGGTACTCCAACACCGCCAACTCCACCGTCGGCGCCACCAAGATTGCCACCGGCGGCACGGCCGCGACCTACGCGCCGGTGACAACCGCAGCCGGCACGATCTATTACTACTGCGTAGTGTCGGATGCCGCGGGCGGCGCGACGGAATCGGTGGCTCCGGTCACCTCCAGCATTGTCGCCGTGGTCGTGGCGTAACCAGGAGGCGAGTGCCCATGACGGTAGAAGAACGCAGGCAGGCGCGGCTGGCGAAGCTAAAGGCGAACCTGGTGATCGGGCATGATCAGGACGACGCGATCCTCACTCTGCATCTGAACGCCGCCATGGACTACGCCGGGAAGTTCCAACACAAGGACAATGCGTATTACAGCACGCACCGGATGAGCCCGACCACGCTGCAGGCAGTGATCCTGCTGGCCAGTTTCTACTACGAGTCCAAGGACGGCGGCGCCGGGGGGTTCTTTACCCCCACTACCACGGCGGCTAAACAGACGCTGGAATGCGTGGATACCCTGCTCCGGCTCGATAAGGAGTGGAAGATATGAGTGCTCAGATGAACGATTTCATCGATATCATTGAGCGGCGCGGAACCACAGACGATGAGGCGTTTTCATCCGATCAGGATATCGTCCTAGCCAGCGTACGCGCCGAAAAGAGCTACACCGGGATGAACGAATCATCCAAAGACGATGCGACGTTTGCTACCCAGACCGCCGTGTTCCGTTTCCGGTGTATCCCCGGGCTTCGCGTGGAGCCCTCTCAGTTCATTACCGACGCGGCGGGCCGGTACAACATCACGGCGGTAGACGAGATATCCGGGCACGGAATGTACCTGGTCGTGACGGCGCAACTCGTGACGGCTTCGGAGGGGTGATTGGTATGGCGAAAGTGACGGTGGAATTTCCGGACGACATCATGAAGAAGCTTGCCAAACTGGAAGCCAGAACCGATGCGGTGCTGGAGAAAACCCTCCAGGCGGGAGCGGATGTGGTCAAGCCTGTGTTTCAAACAAAGCTCGCGGGCGCGATCGGCAGAAGCACAAAGCGGAAAAGCAAGTCTACCGGCCAGCTGGTCGGCGCGCTGGGCGTCAGCCCCGTCAAAGCTGCCGACGACGGCTCCGTGGATATCAAGATCGGCTTCAATGAGCCCAGAAAGGACGGAAAGCGCAACGCCATGATCGCCGGTATCCTGGAGCACGGGAAATCGAACCAGCCCGCGCGCCCGTTTCTCAGCGCGACCAAAAGCGCAGTCAAAGCGCCCGCGACCCAGGCGATGGTCGACGCTTTCAACCAGGAGGTGGACGGGCTGTGAGCATCCTTGCGGAGATCAAAACCATTGCTGACGGCTTGTTTCTTCCGGTTGAAACAGGGGCTTATAAGAAGAAGCCGCCGGATACCTTTCTGGTGCTGATCCCGATGTCAGACATTTTCCCCCAGCACGCGGACAACAGCCCACAGTATACCGAGCCGGAAGTCCGGCTTTCTCTTTACGTCCGGGGCAGCTACACCACCCTCGCGGATGCACTGGTGCGGACGCTGCTACAGAACGATTTCACGGTGACTGGCAGGCAATATGTAGAGTATGAGTCGGATACCGGCTATCACCACTACGAAATCGACGTGACCAAAGTGTATCCGTATCATTTCAATGAGGAGGACACCCAATGAGTACAATTGGTTTGGATCGGCTCGTCTACGCGAAGATCACGGAAGACGAGTCTGGTAACGAAACCTACGGGGTTCCCAGAACGCTTGCCAAGGCGATCGACGCGGATCTGTCCGTGGATGTAGCGGAAGCTACGCTCTACGCCGACGACGGCGCCGCTGAACACATTTCGGAGTTCCAAACGGGCAAGCTGACCCTGGGGGTTAACGACATCGGGCGCGTATCCGCCTGTGACCTGACCGGCGCGAGCGTGGATGACAACGGCGTGCTGATCTCCGGCAGCGAGGATTCGGGCGGCGCGGTGGCCATCGGGTTCAGAGCACGCCGGGCCAACGGTTTATATCGCTACTTCTGGCTCTATCGCGTGCTGTTCAAGCTCCCTTCCGCAAAGCTGGAAACCAAGGGTGACAAGATCTCCTTTCAGACACCCAGCATTGAGGGCACAGTCTACCGCCGCAACCGGCTGGATGGAAATAACAAACATCCTTGGAAGGCGGAAGTGACGGAAGGCGATCCGAATGTGTCCCCGACAACCATCGCGAACTGGTACAGCGCGGTCTATGAGCCCAATTACAGCGGCGCGGCGATCACAATCAGTACGCAGCCCAGTGGTTTGGCTGTCACTGCGGGCAGCATCACGGGGACGCTGACTGTGGTCGCCACGACCAGTTCCGGGTCGCTGACCTACCAGTGGTACCAAAGCAGCAGCAATGTTGCTTCCAGCGGCACGCTCCTGTCCGGGGCAACCAGCGCATCCCTCCCGGTTCCGACGGGCCTGACGGAAGGCACGTATTACTTCTACTGCGTGATCGGCAACGGCACGACCTCGGTGGTCACCACGCCCGCTGCCGTAGTGGTCGCGGCTGCGGGTACGGTCGCGTCGCTCACGTTCACCACGCAGCCCACCGGCCGCAGTGTGACGGAAGGCAGCATTACCGGTGTGCTCACCGCTGCCGCCTCGGCTTCCGACGGTTCCGCCGTGAGCTATCAGTGGTACGTGAATACGGTCAGCAGCGTGACCGGCGCTACGGCGGTTTCCGGTGCGACCAACGGTACGCTGACGGTACCCACCGATCTGACGGTCGGCACGTATTCCTTCTTCTGCCGCGCCACCAGCCCGACGCTCGGCACGGTGAATTCCAATGTCGTGGCTGTCGTCGTGGCCTCCGCGCAGGCAGCGACCGGCACCATTACAATCACCGCGCAGCCCGGCTCCATCTCCACGACTGCGGGTTCCGTCTCCGGTACGATTACGGTGCTGGCAACCGTGTCCGACGAGTCTACGCTGACCTACCAATGGTATGAAGCCACGACCAACACCAATGTCAGTGGCACGACCATTTCTGGTGCGACCAACCGTTCCTTCAACCTGCCGATCTCCCTGCAGGCCGGATCGTATTACTACTACTGCGTGATCAGCAGCGAAACCTGCGCTTCTGTGAAAACCCAGGCTGTCACCGTCACGGTGGAAGCCGGTACCGCAACCATCTCGATCAGTGCGCAGCCCAATGATGCGACGGTTACCGCCGACGCGATCTCAGGCAGCCTGCACCTTACCGCCGCGGCCTCGGACGGGAGCACGCTGAGCTATCAGTGGTATGGGAATACAACCGACAGCAATACCGGCGGCACGCTGGTCAGCGGTGCCACCAGCGCCAGCCTGGCCCTGCCCACCGATCTCACGGAAGGTTCGTACTACTATTACTGCGTGGTCTCCGCTTCCGGCTTGACTGCGGTCACCTCGGAAACCGCTGCCGTTACGGTCCTGGCGGAAGGCACCGCCATCATCACCATTACCGCCAACCCCGGCGAGCAAACCTTCGCGCTCAATACCGGCAGCGCAGGCATCTCGGTTGTCGCCTCCGCTTCGGATGGTTCCACGCTGAGCTATCAGTGGTATGCAAACACCACCGACAGTAATACCGGCGGTTCGGCGATTACCGGCGCCACGAGCCTGACGTATACGGTGCCCACCGATACGGCAGGTACGTTCTATTACTACTGCGTTATCGGCAGCGCCACCGCTGCGTCGGTCACCTCTGGGGTGGCCACGGTTACCGTGGAGTAACGGCGTAACCAACACACTCATGAACCAACAGACGAGCAGGGCGGCGTCTCTTGAATGGGGCGCCGCTTTTGCCTGCCGCTATTGAAGGAGACTTGATCCATGGAATCCATTCAACTTGCCAATAGCGCTGTCATCGACTGCGACCGTGCCGCCGTGATCCAGATTGGCGGCAAAGAATATGCGCTGCTCCTGACCACCCGGGCTACCAAGGAAATCGCCAAGCGGTACGGCGGCCTCCAGAATCTCGGCGACAAGCTGTTCGAGGGAAAAGAGAACTTCGACGAGGGCCTGGACGAGATCATCTGGCTCATCGCTCTTCTGGCCAACCAGTCGGTGCTCATCCACAACTTCCAGTTCCCGGACGACCAGCAGGAGCTTCTGGACGCCGAGACGCTGGAACTGCTGACCTCGCCCTACGACCTCCTGGGCTTCAAGGACGCCATCATGTCCTGTATGTCCAAGGGCACGGCGCGCCATGTGGAAACTGAGGATACCGGCGCAAACCCTCCGAAGCCGACGACGGCAGCACGTTCGCGTGGCTCCAGTTCTACGCCTGCTCGCTCCTCGGCTACTCGCGTAAGGAGTACCACCTGACCGTTATCGGGGAGCTGCTGGACCAGATCGAGATCTACAAGATTTTCAACCGCATGGCCAAGGCGAAGCGGCGTCTGGACATCGACGACGTGATTCCTTTTGCCCTCGACTGATGCCGGGCTGTGGAACATCCACGGCTCGGTGTTTTCATTTCATGTAAGGGAGGTGACGCGCTATGGCAAACGACGGCAGTATCGGCGTGAAGCTCAAGGCCGAAGGCGAGGCCACTTTCAAGAAAGCGCTCTCCGACCTGAACGCCCAGTTCAAGCTAGTCAAGTCCGAACTGAATTTGGTTTCTTCCGAGTACGACCAGAACGACCGGTCCGCTGCTGCCGTAGCCGCGCGCTCCGAGGCGCTGACCAAGCAGATCGAGGCGCAGAAGTCGAAGGTAGAGCTGCTGCAAAAGGCGCTCGATTCCGCCGGAACCGCCTATGGCGAGAGTGATAAGCGCACCCTCTCTTACGCGACTCAGCTCAATAACGCCAAGGCTGAGCTGAACAACATGAACACCGCCCTGGAATCCAATCAGGGCGCGCTGGAAGATACTGCAGCGTCCACAGGGCAGGCGAAAGACGCAAGCCAGGTGTTGGACGAGAAGCTCTCTATGCTCGACAGTTCCTTCAAAGTGCTGCGTTCTCAGCTGAACCTTGTGACCGCCGAGTACGGTTCCGACGCCAAATCCGTCGAGGCGTTCTCCGCCAAACAAGCTGTCTTGAACCAGCAGATAGACCTGCAAAAGCAGAAGATCACCACGCTGCAGGCCGCGCTCATGCGTGCGACCGCCGAGTACGGCGAAGGATCCGCCGAGGCGAACAAATACCAGGCGGCGCTGTACGACGCGCAGGCTACCCTCGGAAAGCTCGAAGGCGAGCTGAAGGACTGCGGGACTGCGCTGGACAAGGCCTCCTCCGGCATGGACGGCGCAGAAGGCGAAGCCAGGGAACTGGACAAGGCGGTGGACGACGCGGGCGACGCTGCGGATCAGTCGGGCGAGAAGTACGGTCGATTCGCCTCCGTCTTGGGTACGGTCGGCAAAGCCCTCGGCGCGGCTGTGGCCGCGGCTGGCGCCGCCGCCGTTGCCCTCGCGAAATCCGTCGTGAGCGCCTATGCCGATTACGAGCAGCTGGTCGGCGGCGTGGACACCCTTTTCAAGGATTCCAGCAAAGAACTGCAGTCCTATGCCGCCAACGCCTACAAAACCGCCGGGCTCTCCGCCAACGAGTATATGGAAACGGTCACGTCGTTCTCGGCGAGCCTCATCCAGTCCCTTGGCGGCGATACGGAAAAAGCTGTCCAGTATGCCGATATGGCGATCACGGATATGTCGGACAACGCCAACAAAATGGGCAGCGACATGTCCTCCATCCAGAACGCCTATCAGGGTTTTGCCAAGCAGAACTATACGATGCTGGACAACCTCAAACTGGGGTACGGCGGCACCAAGGAAGAAATGCAGCGTCTGCTCAAGGACGCAGAGAAGATCTCCGGGGTCAAGTTCGATCTTTCTTCGTACTCCGACGTCGTCCAGGCCATTCACGTCATGCAGGAAAGCATGGGCATCGCGGGAACGACGGCGCTTGAGGCGGAGCACACGATTTCCGGCTCTATCGGGTCGCTCAAAGCAGCGTTTTCGAACCTGGTCGTGGGCTTCGGCGATTCGCAGGCCGATATGAAGCAGCTGTGCGGCAACGTTGTGGACGCTTTTTCCGATGTGCTGACCAACATCACCCCGATCATCCAGAACATCGTCGAAGCTTTACCGATCGCGATCGAAGCGATGATCCCCGTGATCAACCAACTGCTGCCAACCCTGCTCACCACCGTGGGTGATCTGTTTGAGCAGATTCTGAATATGCTGTTCTCGGTACTTCCCGAGCTGATTCCTGTCGCCGTGGACGCGGTCCTGACCATTGTGGACGCGTTAATCGACAACCTGCCGCTGCTGGTTTCCGCCGCGCTCCAACTGGTGACCACCCTCGTAAGCAGCATCGGCGCTGCACTGCCCGACTTGATCCCCGCTGCGGTTGAAGCCATCATTACGATTGTGCAGGGGCTCATCGACAACCTCGACCTCATCATCGACGCGGCGCTCCAGCTGGTAACCGGACTGGCCCAGGGGATCCTGAAAGCGATTCCCGTGCTGATTGCAGCGCTCCCCAAGCTCATCACCAGCCTCATCGACAAGCTCTTGGCAGCGATTCCTGAGATCATTCAAACCGGCGTCACGCTGCTTGTGGCGCTGGTAGATGCGCTGCCTGAGATCATTGATACGGTCTGCGAGGCAATCCCGGCGATCATCGAGGGCCTGGTCTCGGCCATCATGGACAATCTCGACGATATCGTCAACGCGGGCGTACAGCTGTTCGTCGCGCTCATTACCAACCTGCCCAGGATCATCGTTGAGGTGGTCAAGGCCGTTCCGAAGATCATCACGGCGCTGGTCAATGGGCTCGTCGGGTCCTTCGGAACCATCGCCTCGACCGGCGAAGGCCTGCTGAAATCCATTGTGACCAATCTCCGACAGGCTGTGACGGACATTGTGGCCGCGCTTCCCCAGGTGATCACCGGGATTGTTACGTTCTTTACGTCGATGTTTGGCAAGGTCGCCGAGGTGGGCGCGGGGCTGCTGGGGTCAGTGACCACGCGGATCACCGAGGTCGTTACGAAGGTCACGACTGCCGTGGGCAATATTGTCACGGGCATCAAAACGGCACTGAGTTCCAAGCTTTCTGAGATTGCGACCACAGGCCAAAACCTGCTCAATGGCATTGTGCAGAACGTTTCCTCCGTAATCGCCACCGTGAAAACGGGCGTGGGCAACATCGTCACGTCCATCAAGGACTTCATCGTTGGAAAGGCGACCACCATCGCCACGGCTGGCCAGTCCTTGCTTAACAACATCACGACCAATGTGGGCTCCGTCATTACGAATGTGACGGGCAAGGTATCCAGTATTCTGAACCAGATCAAGAGCAAGATTTCCGGCTACGCCAGTACGATCGCCGCCACCGGCACAACGCTGTTTAACAGCCTGGTGCGCAATGCGGGCAGCATTGGTTCAACCATCGTTACCGCTTGCTCCGGCATCCTGACCCGCATCAAGACCGCCTTCACCAGCGGCGTCTCCAGCATGATCTCCATCGGCGGGAACCTCGCTTCCGGGATCTGGACGGGCCTTTCCAACGCCGCAAGCAGCCTCTACACCAAAGTCAGCAACCTGTGCAGCGGGCTGTGGAAAAGAATCAAGTCGTTCTTTGGCATTTCTTCGCCCTCCACGCTGTTCCGGGATTCGATCGGCGCCAACCTGGCGTTGGGGCTTGGGCTGGGCTTTGAGGACGAGATGAACAAGGTGGCGGATCAGATGCAGGCGGCGGTGCCGACAACGCTGGACGCGGGCGGGATCAGCCTGAACGGGGTAAGCAGTACAGCAACGGTCACGTCCGGCCCGCTGGTGTCCGTGCAGCAGCTGATCGTGCGCAGCGAGGACGACATCCGCGCCATCTCCCAGCAGCTGTACAACATGATCCAGCAGTCCAGCCGTGCGCAGGGGTACTTCACTACGGCGTAATCAAAGCAAATCCTGATAGCCACAGGAGAATGGGGGTGCTTGCATGGGTTTTCTGTTCAACGGTATCCACTCGTCCACCATGGGCATCCGTGCACGGCTTACGGACTGGCGATTCATCCCCGCGGTAAACAATTACACGGTAAACATCCCCGGAAAGGAAGGTGTGGCGGACTTTGGCGCCAGCAAGACCAGCCGACGGATCTCTGCCAAATGCGGCGTGAATCCCGCGGGCAGCATGGCCAGCCTGATTCATGTACTCGACGTGCTCGCGGCGTGGCTCGACCCTACCAACGGGACCGCTCAGCTGGTGTTGGATGAGCTGCCCGACCGGTACTTTCTTGCGCGTCTGGACAGCGATGTGAGCTGTACACGACTCATCCGCTGC contains the following coding sequences:
- a CDS encoding terminase large subunit, producing MGEFHYQPTPLMLPTSRYDEKRADFAVGFISMLRHTTGEWYGKPFQLMPWQEQIIRDIFGIVDADGNRQFRTAYVEVGKKNGKSELAAAVALYLLFADGEAGAEVYSCAADINQASIVFNTAKAMVEQCPDLNQLSKLVPSTKRIIFPHTNSFYRVLSSETKSKQGFNVSGLIFDELFAQQTRELFDTMTKYTGDARRQPLYFLITTAGRDKTSICYEIHCKAKAVLDGSKIDPSFYPAVFGIEEGDDWEDERVWRRVNPSIGVTIPFETVQAAYEQAKQNPAEEMHFRQFRLNEWCNADIRWMPMDKWDACGQRDAGPNSPSAHTQLEEEMEGRACYGGLDLSSTGDLTALVLVFPPAGSDTKYTVLPYYWLPEEVIDLRTRRDHVPYVVWKKMGVFNTTEGNVVDYDFIVAFIAKLSERFRIREIAYDRYGAEKIRRDLEELGAEHAFEVIPFGQGFISMSPPSKDFYQFVMEGRIRHGRHPVLDWNMGNVIIDQDAAGNIKPNKKKSTEKIDGVVAMIMGLARATIGGGITESAYAERGLLFI
- a CDS encoding phage portal protein, coding for MRRRVLSGWFHSRDKPSNSVGGGWRFLFGGTTSGKAVNERTAMQTSAVYACVRILSESIAGLPLHVYRYKADGSKERTADHPLQRLLHDEPNKEMTSFVFRETLMAHLLLWGNAYAQIIRDGRGYPVALYPLLPDRMTVDRDPNDELVYTYQSDKGQIKLRRESVLHIPGLGFDGLIGYSPIAMAKNAVGLALATEDYGATFFANGANPGGVLEHPGVIKPDQVERLRESWQSQFGGANAHKVAVLEDGLKFHQMSIPPEQAQFLETRKFQINEIARIFRVPPHMVGDLEKSSFSNIEQQSLEFVKYTLGPWVIRWEQSLTQALLLPGEKAALSIRFNLDGLLRGDYQSRMQGYSVGIQNGFYSVNDVRALEDMNLLTEAEGGNAHVLNGNMVKLADVGAAYKSKGTEDTT
- a CDS encoding Clp protease ClpP translates to MNNKKFWDWARDSDERVLYFDGEISEETWWGDEITPRLFRDELFSSEGDITVWLNSAGGDCVAASQIYAMLMDYKGNVTVKIDGIAASAASVIAMAGTSVLMAPTALMMIHNPLTVAIGDSEEMQKAIEMLAEVKESIINAYQIKSSQGRAKISHWMDAETWMNANKAIELGFADGILQDEKRQVPAGEVTFAFSRRAVTNSLLDKLRPKGKPKQPETPQGVAATTLEQRLNLIIH
- a CDS encoding phage major capsid protein, with translation MSTILELREKRNKTWNTAKAFLDSKRGADGLVPPESAAEYDRMEAEMVSLGKEIERLERQQAFDLEMGKATSAPMTGKPIQPDKPKTGRASDEYRADFHNVLRGKPLIHNVMKEGADADGGYLVPTEFESQIVAGLEESNVVRSIAKVITTSAERKIPLAATHSVAQWTLENGAYTESNPTFGQITVDAYKLTDLVKVSTELLQDAMFDLETYIAGEFARAFGIAEEQAFCVGNGTGQPTGIFTANGGHVGVTAGASVTVDNLIDLTYALTAPYRRNAKFLMKDGTISALRKLKDANGAYLWQPSVQAGQPDRLLGYPIYTSPYVPDVAASALPIAFGDFSNYWICDRLGRTVQRLNELYSTNGQVGFLCTQRVDGKVILAEGIQLLRMGA
- a CDS encoding head-tail connector protein; translation: MTVEERRQARLAKLKANLVIGHDQDDAILTLHLNAAMDYAGKFQHKDNAYYSTHRMSPTTLQAVILLASFYYESKDGGAGGFFTPTTTAAKQTLECVDTLLRLDKEWKI
- a CDS encoding head-tail adaptor protein gives rise to the protein MSAQMNDFIDIIERRGTTDDEAFSSDQDIVLASVRAEKSYTGMNESSKDDATFATQTAVFRFRCIPGLRVEPSQFITDAAGRYNITAVDEISGHGMYLVVTAQLVTASEG
- a CDS encoding HK97 gp10 family phage protein: MAKVTVEFPDDIMKKLAKLEARTDAVLEKTLQAGADVVKPVFQTKLAGAIGRSTKRKSKSTGQLVGALGVSPVKAADDGSVDIKIGFNEPRKDGKRNAMIAGILEHGKSNQPARPFLSATKSAVKAPATQAMVDAFNQEVDGL